A window from Triticum aestivum cultivar Chinese Spring chromosome 6D, IWGSC CS RefSeq v2.1, whole genome shotgun sequence encodes these proteins:
- the LOC123144110 gene encoding ultraviolet-B receptor UVR8: MDAKAEASVDDAVPEAPEQSVVLISAGANHSVALLSGQMVCSWGRGEDGQLGHGDSEDRPVPTVLTSFDVPRITSVVCGADHTAAYSDDEMQLYSWGWGDFGRLGHGNSSDVFNPQPVVALQGMKIKQVACGDSHCLAVTVTGQVHSWGRNQNGQLGLGNNEDSLLPQKIKAFEGVCVKMIAAGAEHTTAITEDGHLYGWGWGRYGNLGLSDRDDRSVPEKVSSVEGEKMVLVACGWRHSVTVSSSGGLYTYGWSKYGQLGHGDFEDHLVPRKLEALKDVSISQIAGGWRHTMAVASDGKLYGWGWNKFGQVGVGDDVDHCSPVEVNFPDEQKIAQVACGWRHTLALTENKNVFSWGRGASGQLGHGEIIDRNTPKMIDALSLDGSACKQLESSNAVPMTAKVWVPPSKRFAIVPEENVSKPGNGTDKHAPEGDAKRMRV; the protein is encoded by the exons ATGGACGCAAAGGCGGAGGCGTCCGTCGACGACGCGGTCCCGGAGGCGCCGGAGCAGTCCGTCGTCCTCATCTCCGCCGGCGCCAACCACTCGGTCGCGCTGCTCT CGGGCCAGATGGTGTGCTCCTGGGGCCGGGGCGAGGACGGGCAGCTCGGCCACGGAGACTCCGAGGACCGGCCGGTGCCGACGGTGCTGACCTCCTTCGACGTGCCACGCATTACGTCCGTCGTCTGCGGCGCCGACCACACCGCCGCCTACTCCGACGACGAGATGCAGCTCTACAGCTGGGGATG GGGAGACTTCGGGAGGCTGGGGCATGGCAACTCCAGCGATGTGTTCAACCCGCAGCCGGTCGTGGCCCTGCAGGGGATGAAGATCAAGCAGGTCGCCTGCGGtgacagccactgcctcgccgtcaCCGTCACCGGACAAGTGCATAG CTGGGGGCGCAATCAGAACGGGCAACTTGGTCTCGGAAACAATGAAGACTCGCTGCTCCCGCAAAAGATCAAGGCTTTTGAG GGTGTCTGCGTAAAAATGATCGCTGCTGGCGCCGAGCATACTACGGCCATAACAGAAGATGGCCATCTCTACGGATGGGGCTGGGGTCGATACGGCAACCTAGGTCTCAGCGACCGCGACGACCGATCGGTCCCGGAAAAGGTTTCTTCCGTTGAG GGAGAAAAGATGGTGCTTGTTGCATGTGGGTGGCGCCACTCGGTCACTGTGTCGTCGTCTGGTGGCCTGTACACGTACGGGTGGAGCAAGTATGGCCAGCTAGGCCATGGTGATTTCGAAGACCATCTCGTTCCACGCAAGCTCGAGGCCCTCAAAGACGTTTCCATTTCTCAG ATTGCAGGTGGGTGGAGGCATACAATGGCAGTCGCTTCAGATGGGAAACTCTATGGATGGGGGTGGAACAAG TTTGGCCAAGTTGGTGTTGGAGATGACGTCGATCACTGTTCCCCCGTGGAGGTGAATTTTCCCGATGAACAG AAAATTGCACAGGTTGCCTGTGGATGGAGGCATACTCTTGccctgacagaaaacaagaatGTTTTCTCATGGGGCAGGGGTGCCAGTGGACAGCTTGGTCATGGTGAAATAATCGACAG GAACACACCCAAGATGATCGATGCCCTAAGCCTGGACGGGTCTGCTTGCAAGCAGTTGGAGTCATCAAACGCTGTTCCAATGACAG CTAAAGTCTGGGTCCCTCCTTCGAAGCGGTTCGCCATCGTCCCCGAGGAGAAT GTTAGTAAACCAGGCAATGGAACCGACAAGCACGCGCCTGAAGGCGATGCCAAGAGGATGCGCGTCTGA